The proteins below are encoded in one region of Campylobacter helveticus:
- a CDS encoding fumarylacetoacetate hydrolase family protein: MKFVHFIWNGEKHLGVLNSKNKVVCFKHLEIETNDMNEFIIHYDKFKSKLTNLDSYPAIEVPKERFLAPILEPLQDIICLGINFLDHAKESAKFKGESFEERKYPVYFGKRVNYASAAYSKIPLHESVTKKLDYECELAFILAKDAYKIKADEAQNYIFGYTIINEISARDLQAKHKQFYRAKSLEGSTIMGPCIVSADEIAYPPKLNLKSYVNKELRQNSNTKYFIFDIAYVLEELSAGMRLKAGSIISMGTPSGVGMGLNPPQFLKDKDEVRCEIEQIGELCNVISKDL; this comes from the coding sequence ATGAAATTTGTGCATTTTATATGGAACGGCGAAAAACATTTAGGCGTTTTAAACTCTAAAAATAAAGTTGTTTGCTTTAAGCATTTAGAAATTGAAACTAATGATATGAACGAATTTATTATCCACTATGATAAATTTAAAAGTAAATTAACAAATTTAGATTCTTATCCCGCCATCGAAGTGCCTAAAGAAAGATTTTTAGCGCCTATACTTGAGCCTTTACAAGATATTATTTGTCTTGGAATCAATTTTTTAGACCACGCAAAAGAATCGGCTAAATTTAAAGGCGAGAGTTTTGAAGAGCGAAAATATCCTGTGTATTTTGGCAAAAGAGTGAATTACGCCTCCGCTGCTTATAGTAAAATTCCGCTACACGAAAGTGTTACAAAAAAGCTTGATTATGAATGTGAGTTAGCGTTTATTTTAGCAAAAGACGCTTACAAAATTAAAGCAGACGAAGCGCAAAATTACATCTTTGGTTATACCATTATCAATGAAATTTCAGCTAGAGATTTACAAGCCAAACACAAGCAGTTTTACCGCGCCAAAAGTTTGGAGGGAAGCACTATAATGGGTCCTTGTATCGTAAGTGCTGATGAGATAGCTTATCCGCCAAAGCTTAATCTTAAAAGCTATGTTAATAAAGAGCTTAGGCAAAATTCCAACACAAAATATTTTATCTTTGACATAGCCTATGTTTTAGAGGAATTAAGCGCCGGAATGCGTTTAAAAGCTGGTAGTATCATCTCTATGGGAACGCCAAGTGGCGTAGGTATGGGGCTTAACCCACCACAATTTTTAAAAGATAAAGATGAGGTGCGTTGTGAGATTGAGCAAATCGGCGAACTTTGCAATGTTATCAGCAAAGATTTATAA
- a CDS encoding replication/maintenance protein RepL, translating into MSENFKKALEKILGKKRFELLYFLCENADENGFVMIKISDLEEKLKQSKPTIIATFKFLEEKKLFKRLKNGFYQLNL; encoded by the coding sequence ATGAGTGAAAATTTTAAAAAAGCTTTAGAAAAAATTCTAGGTAAAAAGCGTTTTGAATTACTTTATTTTCTTTGTGAAAATGCTGATGAAAATGGTTTTGTGATGATTAAAATTAGCGATTTGGAGGAGAAATTAAAGCAAAGTAAGCCGACCATTATCGCTACTTTTAAATTTCTAGAGGAAAAAAAGCTTTTTAAACGACTTAAAAATGGATTTTATCAACTCAATTTATAA
- a CDS encoding diacylglycerol kinase: MKPKYALFSNAKYALQGLVALLKFETSFKIELCVIIPALVLNCFLPITLAEHLFLAGVLVLILIVEALNSAIEACVDLITNEWHEKAKMAKDYGSVAVLFSVLFALMSWVFILFKVFYE, translated from the coding sequence TTGAAACCAAAATATGCTCTTTTTTCTAATGCGAAATACGCTTTGCAAGGTTTGGTGGCTTTACTGAAATTTGAGACTTCTTTTAAAATAGAACTTTGTGTTATTATCCCCGCTTTAGTTTTAAATTGCTTTTTACCCATCACACTTGCGGAGCATTTATTTTTAGCGGGTGTTTTAGTGCTTATCCTCATTGTGGAAGCTTTAAATTCGGCTATTGAAGCTTGTGTGGATTTAATCACAAATGAGTGGCACGAAAAAGCTAAAATGGCTAAGGATTATGGTAGCGTGGCAGTGCTTTTTTCTGTGCTTTTTGCTTTAATGTCTTGGGTTTTTATTTTATTTAAGGTTTTTTATGAGTGA
- a CDS encoding phosphoethanolamine transferase: MLRISWFKFVLLNTIIIVLINFNAFVFIYKNLSQNPFWLTLAFILAYACLVHIILSLVFVRFLSRFLSMLFIIVAMMSAYFMQTYGILIDSDMIHNVFNTDTKEAFDLINLRLMFVVLIVLVAVFFIFKIQIVYPPFKKQLGIKLLNIFVASGIFCITFLPFTKTFVPFFREHNELRMYNTPFYQFYALWRYYKIYLASKPALKILSEGAYRENNATKRNLVLIVGETARAKNYSLGGYSVNQTNPASPHEGVIYFSQIASCGTSTAVSLPCMFSASNRQNFSNQIYEENLLDFLVKTGVKVSWLDNNSGGCQGVCQRLENAKIFNEEYDGFLIEEFKKSLAGLDTANLIVVHLQGSHGPAYYKRYPKEFEKFTPTCDTNELSKCTFEQIANTYDNSILYTDYIVEEIIDELKKMQGYQNTLIYLSDHGESLGENGIYLHSMPYAIAPKTQTHIPLIVWSDDENLKKIAIRYKDIKLSQDNIFSTILGYFEIKTPFYKEEFDFLNPKLKAGN, from the coding sequence ATGCTAAGAATCTCTTGGTTTAAATTTGTGCTTTTAAATACAATTATTATCGTATTAATAAATTTCAATGCTTTTGTTTTTATCTATAAAAATTTATCACAAAATCCATTTTGGCTTACTCTAGCTTTTATCTTAGCGTATGCTTGTTTAGTGCATATTATACTTTCTTTGGTTTTTGTGCGATTTTTAAGTCGATTTTTATCTATGCTTTTCATTATCGTGGCGATGATGAGCGCTTATTTTATGCAAACCTATGGAATTTTAATTGATTCTGATATGATACATAATGTCTTTAATACAGACACTAAAGAGGCTTTTGACCTAATTAACTTGCGTTTGATGTTTGTTGTTTTAATTGTTTTGGTTGCGGTTTTTTTCATTTTTAAAATTCAAATTGTTTATCCCCCATTTAAAAAACAACTTGGCATCAAGCTTTTAAATATCTTCGTTGCGAGTGGAATTTTTTGTATCACTTTTTTGCCTTTTACAAAAACCTTTGTTCCATTTTTTAGGGAGCATAATGAGCTTAGAATGTATAATACCCCATTTTATCAATTTTACGCTTTATGGCGTTACTATAAAATTTATCTTGCTTCTAAACCAGCGCTTAAAATTTTAAGTGAGGGAGCTTATAGGGAAAATAATGCTACAAAAAGAAATCTCGTGCTTATAGTGGGCGAAACCGCTAGAGCAAAAAATTATTCCCTTGGTGGATATAGCGTCAATCAAACTAATCCTGCCTCCCCCCACGAAGGCGTGATATATTTTAGTCAAATTGCAAGTTGTGGCACCTCCACGGCTGTAAGTTTGCCTTGTATGTTTTCCGCTTCAAATAGGCAGAATTTTTCTAATCAAATTTATGAAGAAAATCTTTTGGATTTTTTAGTTAAAACTGGTGTGAAAGTTTCGTGGCTTGATAATAATTCAGGTGGCTGTCAAGGGGTGTGTCAAAGGCTAGAAAATGCCAAAATTTTTAATGAAGAATATGATGGTTTTTTAATTGAAGAATTTAAAAAAAGTCTCGCTGGTTTAGACACCGCAAATTTAATTGTTGTGCATTTGCAAGGCTCTCACGGACCAGCTTATTATAAACGCTATCCTAAGGAATTTGAAAAATTTACTCCCACTTGCGATACAAATGAGCTTTCAAAATGCACTTTTGAGCAAATCGCTAACACTTATGATAATTCCATACTTTATACTGATTATATCGTGGAAGAAATTATCGATGAACTTAAAAAAATGCAAGGTTATCAAAATACTCTCATTTATCTTTCAGACCACGGCGAAAGTCTTGGGGAAAATGGAATTTATTTGCACTCAATGCCTTATGCCATCGCTCCAAAAACGCAAACGCATATTCCTTTGATTGTGTGGAGTGATGATGAAAATTTGAAAAAAATTGCTATTCGTTATAAAGATATAAAGCTTTCTCAAGATAATATTTTTAGCACTATTTTGGGATATTTTGAAATTAAAACACCATTTTATAAAGAGGAATTTGATTTTTTAAATCCTAAACTTAAGGCTGGAAATTGA
- a CDS encoding exodeoxyribonuclease III, which produces MKLISWNVNGLRAICDKNALDWIANEKIDFIGFQEIKAHEEKFPKKIYEYPFKYMYFNSAKRAGYSGVMSLCNFECETKKCEFFDDDEGRVLEHRFNDVVLFNIYFPNGQKDEERLNFKMKFYADFLKYLDKLLKEKKHIIICGDVNTAHKEIDLTHPKANANTSGFLPIERAWIDDLLKLGFIDSFREINGDIKEKYSWWSYRMKARERNVGWRIDYFFISKGLKSKLKNAFIREDIFGSDHAPVGIELDI; this is translated from the coding sequence ATGAAACTAATTTCGTGGAATGTCAATGGACTAAGGGCAATTTGTGATAAAAATGCACTTGATTGGATTGCAAATGAAAAAATCGATTTTATAGGCTTTCAAGAAATCAAAGCTCACGAAGAAAAATTTCCTAAAAAAATTTATGAATATCCCTTTAAATATATGTATTTTAACTCTGCTAAAAGGGCTGGGTATTCCGGCGTGATGAGCCTTTGTAACTTTGAATGTGAAACAAAAAAATGTGAATTTTTTGATGATGATGAGGGAAGGGTTTTAGAACATCGCTTTAACGATGTCGTGCTTTTTAATATCTATTTTCCTAATGGGCAAAAAGATGAAGAAAGACTTAATTTTAAAATGAAATTTTATGCAGATTTTTTAAAATACTTAGACAAGCTTTTAAAAGAAAAAAAGCACATTATCATTTGTGGCGATGTCAATACAGCCCACAAAGAAATCGACTTAACCCACCCAAAAGCAAACGCTAACACTTCGGGATTTTTACCCATAGAAAGAGCCTGGATAGATGATTTATTAAAACTTGGTTTTATCGATAGTTTTAGAGAAATCAACGGCGATATAAAAGAAAAATACTCGTGGTGGTCTTATAGAATGAAAGCAAGAGAAAGAAATGTAGGCTGGAGAATTGATTATTTTTTCATTTCCAAAGGGTTGAAGTCTAAGCTCAAAAACGCATTTATAAGAGAAGACATTTTTGGCTCAGACCACGCTCCTGTTGGGATAGAGCTTGACATCTAA
- a CDS encoding hemolysin family protein, with translation MDPSQIVNQNLPVATDAGYSILMIFVALALVFLNGFFVLSEFSIVKVRRSKLEELVKEKKPNAKKALEVTSKLDTYLSACQLGITLSSLALGWIGEPAIAKMLEVPLLNLGLNAVLIHTIAFVIAFSIITLLHVVLGELVPKSIAIAIADKAVLWVARPLHWFWILFLPCIKIFDVLAALTLKIFGIKPAKEHELTHSEEEIKIIASESQKGGVLDEFETEIIRNAVDFSDTVAKEVMTPRKDMICLNKQKSYSENMQIICEYKHTRFPYIDGSKDTILGMVHIRDIVQNELNVKSENLEDFVKPLILVPENLSISKVLVMMNKERSHTALVIDEYGGTAGLLTMEDIMEEIIGEIKSEYDEDNYKKLADNIYEFQGRCDIEKVEELLLITYDEDLEQVTIGGYVFNLLGRLPVVGDRIEDELCYYEVKKMDGNSIERVKVVKKVRSEDSED, from the coding sequence TTGGACCCCAGTCAAATTGTGAATCAAAATTTACCTGTAGCTACGGATGCGGGTTATTCTATTCTTATGATTTTTGTTGCACTCGCTTTAGTTTTCCTAAATGGCTTTTTTGTTTTATCCGAATTTAGCATTGTTAAGGTTCGTCGTTCTAAGCTTGAAGAGCTTGTTAAAGAAAAAAAGCCTAATGCCAAAAAAGCCTTGGAGGTAACCTCTAAGCTCGATACTTACTTGAGTGCTTGTCAGTTAGGCATTACGCTAAGTTCTCTAGCTTTGGGTTGGATAGGAGAACCTGCCATTGCTAAAATGCTTGAAGTTCCGCTTTTAAATTTGGGTTTAAATGCAGTTTTAATCCACACCATAGCTTTTGTTATCGCTTTTAGTATTATCACCCTTTTGCATGTGGTTTTGGGTGAGCTTGTGCCAAAGAGTATTGCTATAGCTATTGCCGATAAAGCCGTGCTTTGGGTAGCAAGACCTTTGCATTGGTTTTGGATTTTATTTTTACCTTGCATTAAAATTTTTGATGTTTTGGCGGCTTTGACACTTAAAATTTTTGGCATTAAACCCGCAAAAGAACACGAGCTAACGCATAGTGAAGAGGAGATTAAGATTATTGCTAGTGAGAGTCAAAAGGGCGGAGTTTTAGATGAATTTGAAACGGAGATTATTCGCAATGCTGTTGATTTTAGTGATACGGTTGCAAAGGAAGTGATGACGCCCAGAAAAGATATGATATGTCTTAACAAGCAAAAATCTTATAGTGAAAATATGCAAATCATTTGCGAGTATAAACATACGCGTTTTCCTTATATAGACGGCTCTAAGGATACAATTTTGGGTATGGTGCATATTAGAGATATTGTGCAAAATGAGCTAAATGTTAAGAGTGAAAATTTGGAAGATTTTGTTAAGCCGCTGATTTTAGTTCCTGAAAATCTTAGCATTTCAAAGGTTCTTGTAATGATGAATAAGGAGCGTTCGCATACTGCTTTAGTTATCGATGAGTATGGAGGCACTGCTGGGCTTTTGACTATGGAAGATATAATGGAGGAAATTATAGGGGAGATTAAGAGCGAGTATGATGAAGATAATTATAAAAAACTTGCTGATAATATCTATGAATTCCAAGGGCGTTGCGATATAGAGAAAGTTGAGGAACTTTTGCTTATTACTTATGATGAGGATTTGGAGCAAGTTACGATTGGTGGTTATGTCTTTAATCTTTTGGGGCGTTTGCCTGTGGTGGGCGATAGAATTGAAGATGAATTGTGCTATTACGAAGTGAAAAAAATGGACGGAAATTCTATTGAAAGAGTGAAAGTTGTAAAAAAAGTAAGAAGTGAGGATAGCGAGGATTAA
- a CDS encoding NYN domain-containing protein: MENKSVAIFIDAENISFKYAKDIFNIASSYGEPIIKKIYADWTSQVVGGWKDEIAKHSIIAIQNFKFNRKNSSDMYLMADAMSMFYEKDIEIFIIVSSDSDYIPLVHKLRENKKQVVGIVENKANQSYINAFNEFHYLNKKQEKSDELIKELFNTIDQLIEEKNRAEYSQIPPIMQRKYPDFNPKNYGCSSFKELINKFIDNNYKKEVANDGCTHYLVKN; this comes from the coding sequence ATGGAAAATAAAAGCGTAGCCATTTTCATCGATGCTGAAAATATTAGCTTTAAATATGCCAAAGATATTTTTAATATTGCTTCAAGTTATGGAGAGCCTATCATCAAAAAAATTTATGCGGACTGGACAAGTCAAGTGGTAGGTGGTTGGAAAGATGAAATCGCCAAACATTCTATCATTGCGATACAAAATTTCAAATTTAACCGCAAAAATTCAAGCGATATGTATCTAATGGCGGATGCGATGAGTATGTTTTATGAAAAGGATATTGAAATTTTCATCATTGTTTCAAGTGATAGCGATTACATTCCTTTAGTGCATAAATTAAGAGAAAATAAAAAACAAGTTGTGGGTATAGTGGAAAATAAAGCAAATCAATCTTATATTAATGCTTTTAATGAGTTTCATTATTTAAATAAAAAGCAAGAAAAAAGCGATGAATTAATCAAAGAGCTTTTTAATACTATCGACCAGCTTATCGAGGAGAAAAATCGTGCAGAATATTCCCAAATTCCTCCGATAATGCAACGCAAATATCCAGACTTTAATCCAAAAAATTATGGTTGTAGTAGTTTTAAAGAGTTGATTAATAAATTTATTGATAATAATTATAAAAAAGAGGTGGCTAATGATGGTTGCACTCATTATCTTGTTAAAAATTAA
- the rpmA gene encoding 50S ribosomal protein L27 produces the protein MAHKKGQGSTQNNRDSIGRRLGVKKFGGEFVRAGNIIIRQRGTATHAGNNVGIGKDHTIFALIDGFVKFERKDKDRKKVSVYPA, from the coding sequence ATGGCACACAAGAAAGGTCAAGGCTCAACTCAAAATAACCGCGACTCCATAGGACGCCGTTTAGGTGTGAAGAAATTTGGTGGAGAATTTGTCCGTGCGGGTAATATCATCATCCGTCAAAGAGGTACAGCTACCCACGCTGGAAATAATGTAGGTATAGGTAAGGACCACACTATCTTCGCTCTCATTGATGGCTTTGTCAAATTTGAAAGAAAAGACAAAGATAGAAAAAAAGTTTCTGTTTATCCTGCGTAA
- the rplU gene encoding 50S ribosomal protein L21, protein MYAIIKHSGKQYKVSVGDELKLDYFEAESKANIEVSEVLAVNDKELKVGAPFVAGAKVVLEVINHGKDKKVVIYKKRRRKDSKLKRGFRRQFTRVVVKEIKA, encoded by the coding sequence ATGTATGCTATTATCAAACATAGCGGAAAGCAGTATAAGGTAAGCGTTGGCGATGAGCTAAAGCTTGATTATTTTGAAGCTGAAAGCAAGGCAAACATTGAGGTAAGCGAAGTTCTTGCTGTCAATGATAAAGAATTAAAGGTAGGTGCGCCTTTTGTAGCGGGTGCAAAAGTCGTCTTGGAAGTGATAAATCACGGAAAAGATAAAAAGGTTGTAATTTACAAAAAAAGACGCAGAAAAGATTCTAAGCTAAAAAGAGGCTTTAGAAGACAATTTACTCGCGTTGTTGTTAAAGAAATTAAAGCTTAA
- a CDS encoding CsgG/HfaB family protein gives MRLIKILFLSLLLSLSLNAKVVSTTSTKSSTGEGMGLTREEAINNAIIEAMGKMSGVNINSLKQSNLNVSTDGSGATIQDNYSEQISKVTKGRADTYEINSVEQDTNGKFVANVTIFKTTTTKKYQAPGLSADSRRSITVFDSTPDPRKRGIGVALQQKIIANLLQSRKFNVLDRDSNGYYEMEKAIIKSGNSAKDEIYKLKNVLGTDYILLFAISGLDGKQKTSNLTGKTKMEAEVVVDYRVLLFATRQIKFANTLSMKVSLKDDSLNANEQALGQIAGRISGDILNAIYPLKVASVENDEIVFSQSLNQGDTYECFSLGKAVKDSYTKEVTGRIETKSGSIEITRSTPKLSYAKITEGSVKVGDICRPLGSNGNGNGYTIGRDANYEVEEGGGVKLGF, from the coding sequence ATGAGGTTAATTAAAATTCTTTTTTTAAGCTTATTATTAAGTTTAAGTCTTAATGCAAAAGTAGTCAGCACAACTTCTACAAAATCAAGCACTGGTGAGGGGATGGGCTTAACCAGAGAAGAGGCGATAAATAATGCCATTATTGAGGCTATGGGAAAAATGAGTGGTGTAAATATCAACTCACTTAAGCAATCTAACCTTAATGTTTCTACAGATGGCTCAGGTGCAACCATACAAGATAACTATAGCGAACAAATTTCAAAAGTTACAAAAGGTAGAGCCGATACTTATGAAATCAATAGTGTGGAGCAGGATACAAATGGCAAATTTGTGGCAAATGTTACAATTTTTAAAACAACAACAACCAAAAAATATCAAGCTCCCGGGCTAAGTGCAGATAGTCGTAGAAGTATCACCGTTTTTGACTCTACGCCAGACCCTAGAAAAAGGGGCATAGGGGTTGCTCTGCAACAAAAAATTATCGCAAATCTTTTACAAAGTAGAAAATTCAATGTCTTAGATAGGGATTCTAATGGCTATTATGAAATGGAAAAAGCCATTATTAAAAGTGGCAATAGTGCGAAAGATGAAATTTATAAGCTTAAAAATGTGCTAGGGACAGATTATATTTTACTTTTTGCAATTTCGGGACTTGATGGCAAACAAAAAACAAGCAATCTTACAGGGAAAACTAAAATGGAAGCGGAAGTGGTTGTGGATTACCGCGTTCTTTTGTTCGCAACAAGGCAGATTAAATTTGCCAATACGCTTTCAATGAAAGTGTCCCTTAAAGACGATAGTTTAAATGCAAATGAGCAAGCTTTAGGTCAAATTGCTGGTCGTATTTCCGGCGATATTTTAAATGCAATTTATCCTTTGAAAGTGGCAAGTGTAGAAAACGATGAAATTGTTTTTTCGCAAAGCTTAAATCAAGGCGACACCTATGAGTGTTTTTCTTTGGGTAAGGCTGTGAAAGATTCTTATACAAAAGAAGTTACAGGTAGGATAGAAACTAAAAGTGGTAGCATAGAAATCACACGCTCCACACCTAAACTTTCTTATGCAAAAATCACTGAAGGTAGCGTGAAAGTGGGCGATATATGCCGTCCTTTGGGTAGCAATGGCAACGGAAATGGCTATACCATAGGACGCGATGCAAATTATGAGGTTGAAGAAGGTGGAGGCGTAAAGCTTGGATTTTAA
- a CDS encoding DUF6844 domain-containing protein, with the protein MKKILLISLVAFAGFLYAQGSQPVEISQQDIDTQNEMSDASTKDITPKSLDEFFEEFSNDFGIKYGETKDGKTFYTGKASVAVNDTDPQFAQALQNAYQKAMLNLQTEYIRDSFGRIATSKIQSYEADNSTNAREFEELPKGDKMDQILDKLTQLAGAKLDSALGDLGINANSLSEERKKTLLKEEFISKTMTTAVGSMNGLIPVQTIITQRRGEYDVGVIAVVSSKTRQLAKDMALARKSTIKGKGKAVSEYLPKEQKGFLNEYGIRLVYDENGAPIILSYGNWGYVADSSNAKKTNILEDRAKDTAMTMADAAIIEFINTNLSLKNEEVTGDNYEELIKQTINVNDGSTEEQTKSITNIIDKVNKKVKASASGSIKGIRTLKKWSYTSENGIEHVGVVRFYSYANVENTNEALKSNSQSQIKEKRSSNIQRSSNVVNSVDDF; encoded by the coding sequence ATGAAAAAGATATTGTTAATTAGTTTGGTGGCGTTTGCGGGATTTCTTTACGCACAAGGCTCACAACCTGTAGAAATTTCTCAACAAGACATCGACACTCAAAATGAAATGTCTGATGCAAGCACCAAAGATATTACCCCAAAATCGCTAGATGAATTTTTTGAAGAATTTTCAAATGATTTTGGTATAAAATATGGCGAAACAAAAGACGGCAAAACATTTTATACAGGTAAAGCATCAGTGGCTGTAAATGATACGGACCCACAATTTGCACAGGCTTTACAAAACGCCTATCAAAAAGCTATGCTAAATTTACAAACTGAATATATAAGAGATAGTTTCGGTAGGATAGCTACAAGTAAAATTCAAAGTTATGAGGCGGACAATTCCACCAATGCAAGAGAATTTGAAGAGTTGCCAAAAGGCGATAAAATGGACCAAATTTTAGATAAATTGACACAATTAGCGGGTGCAAAACTTGATAGCGCCTTGGGTGATTTGGGTATTAATGCAAATTCCTTAAGTGAGGAGAGGAAAAAGACTTTATTAAAGGAAGAATTTATCAGCAAAACTATGACAACAGCGGTAGGCTCAATGAACGGACTTATCCCCGTGCAAACGATAATCACACAAAGAAGAGGCGAGTATGATGTGGGAGTTATCGCTGTGGTTTCTAGCAAAACGCGTCAATTGGCTAAAGATATGGCACTAGCTAGAAAAAGCACCATTAAGGGCAAGGGTAAGGCTGTAAGCGAGTATTTGCCAAAAGAGCAAAAAGGCTTTTTAAATGAATATGGAATTCGTTTAGTGTATGATGAAAATGGTGCGCCTATTATTTTAAGTTATGGAAATTGGGGTTATGTCGCAGATTCTAGCAATGCTAAAAAAACTAATATTTTAGAAGATAGAGCCAAAGATACTGCTATGACTATGGCGGATGCGGCTATTATTGAATTTATCAATACCAACTTAAGCCTTAAAAATGAAGAGGTTACAGGGGATAATTATGAAGAGCTTATTAAACAAACTATCAATGTGAATGATGGCTCAACCGAAGAGCAAACCAAAAGCATTACAAATATCATTGATAAAGTAAATAAGAAGGTTAAAGCTAGTGCAAGTGGAAGTATCAAAGGGATACGCACTCTTAAAAAGTGGAGCTATACAAGTGAAAATGGCATAGAGCATGTTGGCGTTGTGAGATTTTATTCTTATGCAAATGTGGAAAATACAAATGAAGCGTTAAAATCAAATTCGCAATCTCAAATCAAAGAAAAAAGGTCATCAAACATACAAAGAAGCTCTAATGTTGTTAATAGCGTAGATGATTTTTAA
- the lpoB gene encoding penicillin-binding protein activator LpoB, producing MKKTKFLTVALAGALFLSGCVQSTYTDGKASQVKKGDALTLGLDREDFENTAETMINSMLSDPAFANIKPGTRKVIAIGRVVNDTPQRIDTEKLTAKITTALRKSGKFVLTSAVAAGGALDSMSEDVRELRDNDEFNQNTIAKKGTLVSPDYSLAGKIRQDNVKLSNGKTQVEYFFLLRLTDLNSGLVYWEDEKTIDKTGSSKSVTW from the coding sequence ATGAAAAAAACAAAATTTTTAACGGTAGCTCTAGCGGGAGCTTTATTTTTAAGCGGTTGTGTGCAAAGCACTTATACAGATGGCAAGGCTTCTCAGGTTAAAAAAGGCGACGCTTTAACTTTAGGACTTGATAGAGAAGATTTTGAAAATACAGCAGAGACTATGATAAATAGTATGCTTAGCGACCCAGCTTTTGCAAATATTAAGCCGGGGACTAGAAAAGTGATTGCGATTGGTAGAGTTGTCAATGACACTCCACAAAGAATTGATACTGAAAAATTAACTGCAAAAATTACCACAGCTTTAAGAAAATCTGGCAAATTTGTGCTAACTTCAGCAGTAGCGGCTGGAGGGGCGTTGGATAGTATGAGTGAAGATGTAAGAGAGCTTAGAGATAATGACGAATTTAATCAAAACACCATAGCCAAAAAAGGCACACTTGTTTCGCCTGATTATTCTTTAGCGGGGAAAATTCGTCAAGATAATGTCAAGCTTAGCAATGGCAAAACTCAAGTGGAATACTTCTTTTTACTAAGACTTACGGATTTAAATTCAGGGCTTGTGTATTGGGAAGATGAAAAAACTATCGATAAAACAGGCTCAAGCAAGAGCGTAACTTGGTAA
- a CDS encoding DUF1425 domain-containing protein, whose translation MKKYFLFFAALFLCACAPTQSNFEMNSANLSSNLPKSLIKQMKQRTNDNGFLEFELVLKSTFAKDVFYKVDWLDKDGFVLRNSVKEDYQLIRLPANQEVILRKLAFDKRAVDFRIDMKTKN comes from the coding sequence ATGAAAAAGTATTTTTTATTTTTTGCGGCACTTTTTTTATGTGCGTGTGCCCCTACGCAAAGTAATTTTGAGATGAATAGTGCAAATTTAAGCTCAAATTTGCCTAAAAGTCTTATTAAGCAAATGAAACAACGCACTAATGATAATGGCTTTTTAGAATTTGAACTTGTTTTAAAAAGCACTTTTGCAAAAGATGTGTTTTATAAGGTGGATTGGCTAGATAAAGATGGTTTTGTGTTGAGAAATTCCGTGAAAGAAGATTATCAGCTTATAAGACTTCCAGCCAATCAAGAGGTGATTTTAAGAAAACTTGCTTTTGACAAAAGAGCGGTGGATTTTAGAATCGATATGAAAACAAAAAACTAA